A window of Haliscomenobacter hydrossis DSM 1100 contains these coding sequences:
- a CDS encoding YCF48-related protein, giving the protein MKQAFLLLLLFLQSALITAQNWQKLIPASSPTPESSFRWEFMSVVNTDTAWFADPFGVVTRTLDGGETWTTNFISVPDEVFLDYYLGSFFAADAQQAYSVWFNLDGTSTLTFRTTDGGETWNQAFPNGEFNEPGSFVNGIHFFSPSNALAWGDPVRDTFELYRTIDGGNTWSRIKGPRALSNETSYFSAYDTYGDTIWIGTVRGRVLKSNDQGRNWSVVSLPTAIDIGSIALSNGHEGALSVLGGNVWLTSNGGSNWTQGTRRSVDRSSPNRIFSTKNQPDVYLSSNELEGWADLSFDKCKTWSISLLQPGVASLSKVKFIDAQTAWAIQNDSTVLKWTNPPVLFDPVEPDYTAIKSKHASGIPTSGARLALWSAPAGNYGIEHKLLKNGNTLSTLKENLALQPKQVSASYSKAALNGKGNYIFQTTLLNNNNTLEQQHVMNLIAGDSVFAKDSDHSVVFSGESRGNFIDLLVQDTLTSITAKVYALRPSRVSFWVYGFNPSTRRYDQRVLSSEPIQLTPKDTILVFGEDTLTVPVPVEWITYKLSSNLTLNPGRYAVGLQYVSGGGSFQMDARKVSKQALFVRALNRADSIVGYAFTPMIRANFNNKNLTVSTKDPDLAAGIKVFPNPGSDWLSFDLPDTLPERLGGTKGLSLQLYNLNGQEMYRQMINAGISTVRIDQLPQGVYLWQISGRNGKLVAGTVVKK; this is encoded by the coding sequence ATGAAACAAGCCTTTTTACTCCTCCTCCTCTTTTTGCAGAGTGCATTGATCACGGCACAAAACTGGCAAAAGCTTATTCCAGCCTCCTCGCCTACTCCTGAATCTTCTTTCCGCTGGGAATTCATGAGTGTTGTAAATACCGACACGGCCTGGTTTGCCGATCCTTTTGGAGTGGTCACCCGAACCTTGGATGGCGGAGAAACCTGGACAACCAACTTCATTTCAGTGCCTGACGAGGTGTTCCTGGATTATTATTTAGGGTCATTTTTTGCTGCTGATGCACAACAAGCTTATTCCGTGTGGTTTAATTTAGACGGAACGAGCACTTTGACCTTCCGCACGACGGATGGAGGTGAAACCTGGAATCAAGCTTTTCCGAATGGGGAGTTTAACGAGCCAGGCAGTTTTGTGAATGGTATCCATTTTTTCAGTCCCAGTAACGCGCTGGCCTGGGGAGACCCCGTTAGGGATACTTTTGAACTGTATCGCACCATCGACGGCGGCAATACCTGGAGCAGGATCAAGGGTCCAAGGGCGCTGAGTAATGAAACAAGCTATTTTAGCGCTTATGACACTTATGGCGACACCATCTGGATTGGCACCGTCCGTGGCCGGGTGTTGAAAAGCAATGACCAGGGACGAAACTGGAGTGTGGTATCTTTGCCCACCGCTATTGACATTGGAAGCATTGCACTCAGCAACGGACACGAGGGCGCATTGAGTGTGCTCGGTGGAAATGTATGGCTCACCTCCAATGGGGGCAGCAATTGGACCCAGGGCACCCGCCGCAGTGTGGATCGGAGCTCGCCAAATCGCATCTTCAGCACCAAAAATCAACCTGATGTATACCTGAGTAGCAATGAATTGGAAGGATGGGCTGACCTCAGCTTCGACAAATGTAAGACCTGGAGCATTAGCCTTCTCCAGCCAGGGGTAGCCAGTTTGAGCAAGGTCAAATTCATTGATGCCCAAACAGCCTGGGCGATCCAGAATGATAGTACGGTGCTCAAATGGACCAATCCTCCGGTACTTTTTGATCCGGTTGAGCCGGATTATACCGCTATAAAAAGTAAACACGCCAGTGGCATACCCACATCAGGTGCTCGCCTGGCGTTATGGTCTGCCCCGGCTGGCAACTATGGTATAGAACACAAGCTACTGAAAAACGGGAATACCCTTTCCACCTTAAAAGAAAATCTGGCGCTACAGCCCAAGCAGGTTTCGGCCAGTTATTCCAAAGCGGCACTGAATGGCAAAGGCAATTATATTTTTCAAACCACCTTGTTGAACAACAACAATACCCTTGAACAACAACACGTGATGAATCTTATCGCCGGTGATTCTGTTTTTGCCAAAGACAGTGACCACAGTGTGGTTTTTTCGGGAGAGAGCCGGGGTAATTTTATCGATCTGCTCGTGCAGGACACCTTGACTTCCATCACGGCAAAAGTGTATGCGTTAAGACCTTCCAGGGTCTCTTTTTGGGTCTATGGTTTCAACCCGAGCACCCGCCGGTATGATCAGCGCGTACTCAGTTCGGAACCCATCCAGCTCACGCCGAAAGACACCATACTCGTTTTTGGAGAAGATACGCTGACAGTTCCGGTGCCCGTGGAGTGGATCACCTACAAACTATCCAGTAATTTAACGCTGAATCCGGGTCGTTATGCCGTTGGTTTACAATACGTGAGCGGAGGGGGATCATTTCAAATGGATGCAAGAAAGGTTAGTAAACAGGCGCTGTTTGTACGTGCACTTAATCGGGCGGATTCCATTGTAGGGTATGCTTTTACGCCCATGATTCGGGCGAATTTCAACAATAAGAACCTGACAGTATCGACAAAAGATCCTGATTTGGCGGCCGGCATCAAAGTTTTTCCCAATCCCGGTTCCGATTGGTTGTCTTTTGATTTACCGGATACCTTGCCCGAACGTTTGGGTGGCACCAAAGGATTGTCTTTGCAGCTGTACAACCTGAATGGCCAGGAAATGTATCGCCAAATGATCAATGCGGGAATCAGCACAGTGAGGATAGACCAGCTGCCTCAAGGGGTTTACCTTTGGCAGATCAGCGGAAGAAATGGAAAACTGGTGGCTGGGACGGTGGTCAAAAAATAG
- a CDS encoding endonuclease V has product MLISLDTDYRDPQAQCAYVLFDSWTAAEPVQVNCVQVEQVAPYEPGAFYKRELPGLLQALASVDMPLEAILIDAYVWLDEGRGGLGWHLYEALDRKIPVVGIAKTRFRPAEKVAIPVLRGESKNPLWVTAIGMEVDFAAEKVKEMAGEFRVPGLLKMVDGRCREWGV; this is encoded by the coding sequence ATGCTCATCTCCCTCGATACCGATTACCGTGACCCGCAAGCCCAATGCGCCTACGTTCTCTTCGACTCCTGGACAGCCGCCGAACCGGTACAAGTCAATTGTGTGCAGGTCGAGCAGGTTGCGCCCTACGAACCCGGCGCTTTTTATAAACGTGAATTGCCGGGGCTCTTGCAAGCATTGGCAAGCGTTGATATGCCCCTCGAAGCCATTCTGATTGATGCTTACGTCTGGCTGGATGAAGGTCGGGGTGGTTTGGGCTGGCATTTGTACGAGGCTTTGGATCGAAAGATTCCCGTGGTAGGTATTGCCAAAACGCGGTTTCGGCCTGCGGAAAAGGTAGCGATTCCGGTGCTGCGGGGCGAAAGTAAAAACCCGCTGTGGGTAACGGCCATTGGCATGGAGGTGGATTTTGCGGCGGAAAAGGTGAAGGAAATGGCGGGGGAATTTCGGGTGCCGGGCTTGTTGAAAATGGTGGATGGAAGGTGTCGGGAGTGGGGTGTTTGA
- a CDS encoding beta-N-acetylhexosaminidase, with amino-acid sequence MPTNRITYYSATLLCAALLTFMGCAPKKAPPISMDLAQESIIPIPVSIKATNSSFELTDASEIYVQTGSEELLKIGQFLADKLNPSTGFDFTVKASTAIPDDGNIYLSLKKDAALGDEGYTLSITPELVHLEANAPAGLFRGVQTIRQLLPAKIEMSSKQEGPWRMASGTINDVPVYAFRGAMFDVARHFFSVEDTKRYIDLIAAYKMNVMHLHLSDDQGWRIEIKSWPKLAEHGGKTQVGGGKGGYYTQEQYKDIVQYALDRYITIIPEIDMPGHTNAALAAYPELNCDGKARELYTGTEVGFSTLCTQNEITYKFIDDVMRELAAMTPGPYIHIGGDESHVTKKEDYIPFVNRVQNIVLKHGKQVIGWDEIALGTLKKGAFVQHWADVDNAVNAVKQGSKVLMSPARKAYMDMQYDSTTKWGLHWAAYIEVDSAYIWDPATLAPGVTQKDVLGIEAPLWSETVDQIDEVEYMVFPRLPGYAEIGWSAASARNWGEYKKRLGAHGPRFTAMGINYYPSKLVEWKEEKNQKN; translated from the coding sequence ATGCCTACCAATCGTATAACCTACTACTCAGCAACACTTTTGTGTGCTGCATTGCTAACCTTTATGGGCTGCGCGCCCAAAAAAGCACCTCCAATATCCATGGATCTTGCTCAGGAAAGTATCATTCCCATTCCGGTGTCCATAAAGGCGACCAATAGTTCCTTTGAATTGACCGATGCATCTGAAATTTATGTGCAGACTGGATCTGAAGAACTGCTAAAGATTGGTCAGTTCCTGGCGGACAAACTCAATCCATCCACCGGTTTTGATTTTACCGTAAAAGCGAGTACCGCCATTCCGGATGATGGCAACATTTATTTGTCCCTCAAAAAGGATGCTGCACTCGGCGACGAAGGCTATACGCTCAGCATCACGCCGGAATTGGTACACCTGGAGGCCAATGCCCCCGCCGGGTTGTTCCGGGGCGTGCAAACCATCCGCCAATTGTTGCCCGCCAAAATTGAAATGTCCAGTAAACAGGAAGGCCCCTGGCGGATGGCCAGCGGTACCATCAATGATGTACCTGTCTATGCTTTTCGGGGCGCGATGTTTGATGTGGCGCGGCATTTTTTCAGTGTGGAGGATACCAAACGTTACATCGACCTGATTGCGGCCTACAAAATGAACGTGATGCACTTGCACTTGTCGGACGACCAGGGCTGGCGCATCGAAATCAAATCCTGGCCCAAACTGGCCGAACACGGAGGCAAAACCCAAGTGGGTGGCGGCAAAGGCGGCTACTATACCCAGGAACAATACAAAGACATCGTGCAATACGCCCTGGATCGCTACATCACCATCATACCAGAAATCGACATGCCCGGGCATACCAATGCCGCACTGGCTGCATATCCCGAACTGAATTGTGATGGCAAGGCTCGGGAGTTGTACACGGGCACCGAAGTGGGTTTTAGTACCTTGTGTACCCAAAATGAAATCACCTATAAATTCATCGACGATGTAATGCGTGAACTGGCCGCAATGACGCCTGGGCCATACATCCACATCGGCGGCGATGAGTCGCACGTGACCAAAAAAGAAGATTACATTCCTTTTGTGAACCGGGTGCAAAACATCGTCTTGAAGCACGGTAAGCAGGTGATTGGCTGGGACGAAATTGCCCTGGGGACTTTGAAAAAGGGCGCCTTTGTACAGCACTGGGCCGATGTGGACAACGCAGTAAACGCCGTAAAACAAGGCTCCAAAGTGCTCATGTCGCCCGCACGTAAGGCTTACATGGACATGCAATACGACTCCACCACGAAATGGGGCTTGCACTGGGCGGCCTACATCGAGGTGGATAGCGCCTACATTTGGGACCCGGCCACTTTGGCTCCTGGGGTTACCCAGAAAGATGTCCTGGGCATTGAAGCGCCACTTTGGTCAGAGACGGTGGATCAAATCGACGAGGTGGAATACATGGTGTTCCCGCGTTTGCCGGGGTATGCGGAGATTGGCTGGTCGGCAGCAAGTGCACGGAACTGGGGGGAGTATAAGAAGCGTTTGGGGGCACACGGGCCGCGGTTTACGGCGATGGGGATCAATTATTACCCGTCGAAGTTGGTGGAGTGGAAGGAAGAGAAGAATCAAAAGAATTGA
- a CDS encoding CDC27 family protein, producing MDEIAKKLIERYHQNALSSEEDREFQRRIHSDADFAKEVQWHGLALEAIRLEGEKELRKRLAIKGKELDAKAPDRSTIIPWQWGLLLIVISVLGLWFISPTKTTDEPTSPVAPTKKSLPAPPPSPKSVDPAPVSPQAQTKPASIDGKKVFAAYFEPYRDASLEPSVRGSVVEISPQEHFRQLYWDGKYAAALFAFDSLSTFAQQDNTNLFLKANCLLHAKQGNAAAMILEGMLQIGHSRFVEQVPWYLALSYLQTGQIEKAKKTLDEIVEKKGGRLKNAAQLYKALK from the coding sequence ATGGATGAAATTGCAAAAAAACTAATTGAACGCTATCACCAAAATGCGCTGAGTTCAGAGGAAGACAGGGAATTTCAGCGCCGAATCCATAGCGACGCCGACTTCGCCAAAGAAGTGCAATGGCACGGATTGGCATTAGAAGCTATTCGTCTGGAGGGGGAAAAAGAATTACGTAAGCGTTTGGCCATCAAGGGAAAAGAACTGGATGCTAAAGCACCAGACCGTTCTACTATAATTCCTTGGCAATGGGGACTGCTGCTGATTGTTATTTCAGTGTTGGGACTTTGGTTCATTTCTCCTACAAAAACAACAGATGAGCCAACTTCACCCGTTGCGCCTACTAAAAAGTCCCTTCCTGCACCTCCCCCCAGTCCCAAATCAGTTGATCCTGCCCCCGTTTCCCCTCAAGCTCAAACCAAACCGGCATCAATTGACGGCAAAAAAGTCTTTGCAGCTTATTTTGAGCCTTATCGGGATGCTTCACTGGAGCCCAGTGTTCGGGGCAGTGTAGTAGAAATTAGCCCTCAAGAACATTTTCGGCAGTTGTATTGGGATGGAAAATATGCTGCAGCGCTCTTCGCCTTTGATTCTTTAAGCACTTTTGCGCAGCAAGACAACACTAATCTTTTTTTAAAGGCAAATTGTCTGTTGCACGCCAAGCAAGGCAATGCAGCTGCCATGATATTGGAGGGAATGCTACAAATTGGACATTCACGCTTTGTGGAGCAGGTGCCCTGGTATTTAGCATTGAGTTATTTGCAAACAGGCCAGATCGAAAAAGCCAAGAAAACTTTGGATGAAATTGTTGAAAAAAAGGGGGGGCGCTTGAAAAATGCTGCACAATTATACAAAGCCTTGAAATAA
- a CDS encoding AAA family ATPase translates to MSNFQAATQLKTTLTYLKQRFVSKDEIIDLFGIGLVARENIFLLGPPGTAKSAMVRELASLLHGKTFEYLLTRFTEPNELFGPFDIRKLREGELLTNTEGMLPEADLIFLDELLNANSAILNSLLMVLNERIFRRGRETRKLPALMIVGASNHLPEDESLNALFDRFLIRVRCDNVAPDQLSAVLDAGWALERTSDTTPEIAASTIQTLQQELANVNLQGIRHEYLELIHKLRNAGVQVSDRRAVKIQRLVAASALLCERDHALASDLWVARYIWDTEEQREVIVEIVNSVFAKERASNAQHPRALNNPVPNADELFLEVENIAKQWNDPDGTMANRAVLKDKLRYLSGRCAWIVESTQREFVQAEVDRLWTKIM, encoded by the coding sequence ATGTCAAATTTTCAAGCAGCAACCCAGCTCAAAACTACCCTGACTTACCTCAAACAGCGTTTTGTGAGCAAAGATGAAATCATCGATTTGTTCGGCATTGGTTTGGTCGCCCGCGAAAACATCTTCTTGTTGGGACCTCCCGGGACCGCCAAAAGTGCCATGGTGCGTGAGTTGGCCAGTCTTTTGCACGGAAAAACTTTTGAGTACCTGCTGACCCGCTTCACCGAACCCAACGAACTTTTTGGGCCCTTCGACATCCGCAAACTGCGCGAAGGGGAACTTTTGACCAATACCGAAGGTATGCTTCCCGAGGCCGACCTCATTTTCCTCGACGAGTTGCTCAATGCCAACAGTGCCATCCTCAATAGTTTGTTGATGGTGTTGAATGAGCGCATCTTCCGTCGCGGTCGCGAAACCCGCAAATTGCCCGCCCTGATGATTGTGGGGGCCAGCAACCACCTGCCCGAAGACGAGTCCTTGAACGCCTTATTCGACCGCTTCCTCATCCGGGTACGTTGTGACAACGTAGCCCCCGATCAGTTGAGTGCGGTGCTGGATGCGGGATGGGCACTGGAACGGACTTCCGATACCACACCTGAAATTGCGGCGAGTACCATCCAAACCCTACAACAAGAATTGGCCAATGTGAACCTGCAAGGTATTCGCCACGAGTATCTCGAACTCATTCACAAACTCCGCAATGCTGGCGTGCAAGTTTCGGATCGGCGAGCCGTAAAAATCCAGCGTTTGGTCGCAGCCAGCGCCCTGCTCTGCGAACGCGATCATGCGCTGGCCTCAGATCTGTGGGTAGCCCGTTACATTTGGGATACGGAGGAACAACGCGAAGTGATCGTTGAAATCGTCAATTCCGTATTTGCCAAAGAGCGCGCTTCCAACGCGCAACACCCCCGTGCCCTGAACAATCCAGTCCCGAATGCGGATGAACTCTTTCTGGAAGTAGAAAACATCGCCAAACAGTGGAATGACCCAGATGGCACGATGGCCAATCGGGCGGTCCTGAAAGACAAACTGCGCTACCTCAGTGGGCGCTGCGCCTGGATTGTGGAAAGTACCCAACGTGAATTTGTACAGGCGGAGGTGGATCGATTGTGGACAAAAATAATGTAA
- a CDS encoding CHAT domain-containing protein, with the protein MKKAILYTIMLLSGFLSYGQGGIDKADSLVQQARYLNQDRKFKQALEKMALAEPLTLNTFGQESIRYADLCYVYGLIQYSYGVYKEAEKWLDLCRAIRLKLLGKEHLDYLRSLYYLGNVYYHMGDNYERAEQCYLEVKAIEEYTVGVNSLEYAGILNALGMLYIRMGNYDTSEKNFLESLKIREQKLGKENIIYSGTLNNLGIVYSAKKKYEEAERFHKSNVEIITKVLGKDNPQYAGGIMNIASVYLKLGKHRDAELLFLESKRILENAADYSKIPSYMSCMEFLGELYYAMEKYDLAEQYHLIAKELRGKELGTEHLSYQMSLANLSLLYWAKKDYVKAVSYLTDAASMRRQLLFNASRHLSEKEVFFYTKYFEQELDQHYSFANDHFAVHPHFTTSCYNNTLFHKGFLLNISQRFRSQNIANTQLPDKLQQIQNHRNQLSAEYALPQAKRNQTKIKEVEGIVNTLEKELSRTVVGYGEVVRQVQWQDVQAALKPGEVALEFLHFNYTNPKPTGKVLYAALLLKPNQHYPIFIPLFDEKALETLMPSLYHLRSEYINQLYQNEAMAKLIWSPLEAHLQGVKTVYYAPSGLLHRINLAALSTGAQGILADRHNFVTLGSTRQMVAPSQLASSPATAALYGAIQYDMDSTAIRPVLVNKNASYRGLDFDQVDSTLRGGTWGFLKYSEKETTQIAAALQKAKISNILHKGYSASEESFKAIGKQSPSPRILHISTHGYFFPDPKTQLDLAAGPAFKHSDHPMIRSGLILAGANHAWQTGRPLGNREDGVLTAYEISQMNLSNTELVVLSACETGLGEIRGDEGVYGLQRAFKSAGAKTLVMSLWQVPDFQTQELMTLFYQKLLNEKLPVHNALRAAQNEMRRKGYEPYYWAGFVMVE; encoded by the coding sequence ATGAAAAAAGCAATTTTATACACGATTATGCTTCTTTCTGGATTCCTCAGCTACGGACAAGGAGGCATTGACAAAGCAGATAGTTTGGTACAACAAGCTCGCTACTTAAATCAGGATCGGAAATTCAAACAAGCGCTCGAAAAAATGGCGTTGGCAGAGCCCCTCACTTTAAACACTTTTGGGCAAGAGAGTATCCGCTACGCCGATTTGTGCTATGTTTATGGACTCATTCAATACAGTTATGGTGTTTACAAAGAGGCTGAAAAATGGCTGGATTTGTGCAGAGCGATACGGCTTAAATTACTTGGAAAAGAACACTTAGACTATTTAAGAAGCTTGTATTATCTGGGAAATGTATACTACCATATGGGCGACAATTACGAACGAGCAGAACAATGTTATCTTGAAGTAAAAGCGATTGAAGAATACACTGTTGGGGTTAATAGCCTTGAATATGCAGGAATATTAAATGCTCTAGGGATGCTATACATAAGGATGGGAAACTACGATACATCTGAAAAAAATTTTCTGGAATCATTGAAAATAAGAGAACAAAAACTAGGAAAAGAGAATATCATCTATAGTGGGACACTAAATAACCTTGGAATAGTTTATTCAGCAAAAAAAAAATATGAAGAAGCAGAAAGATTTCACAAGTCTAATGTTGAGATCATTACTAAGGTGCTTGGCAAAGACAATCCACAATATGCTGGCGGGATTATGAATATTGCAAGCGTTTACCTTAAGTTGGGAAAACATAGAGATGCAGAGCTATTATTTTTAGAGTCAAAACGTATTTTAGAAAATGCAGCCGATTATTCGAAAATCCCGTCTTATATGTCTTGTATGGAATTTTTAGGTGAATTATACTACGCGATGGAAAAATATGACTTAGCTGAACAGTATCACTTAATAGCCAAAGAGCTTCGAGGAAAAGAACTGGGAACAGAACATTTGTCTTACCAAATGAGCCTTGCCAATTTATCTCTATTGTACTGGGCAAAAAAAGATTATGTTAAAGCAGTATCTTATTTGACTGATGCAGCCAGTATGCGCAGGCAGCTTTTGTTTAATGCTTCAAGGCACCTCTCAGAAAAAGAAGTTTTTTTCTACACCAAGTATTTTGAACAAGAGCTTGATCAACATTATTCATTCGCGAATGATCATTTTGCGGTTCATCCACATTTTACAACTTCTTGTTACAACAATACTCTTTTCCACAAAGGCTTCCTGCTCAATATTTCGCAACGTTTCAGAAGCCAGAACATTGCCAATACTCAGCTCCCCGACAAACTCCAACAAATCCAAAACCATCGCAATCAGTTGTCTGCTGAATATGCTCTTCCTCAAGCCAAACGGAACCAGACCAAAATCAAAGAGGTAGAAGGAATAGTCAATACCTTGGAAAAGGAACTCAGCCGTACTGTAGTTGGCTATGGCGAAGTAGTTCGTCAGGTACAATGGCAGGATGTCCAAGCCGCTTTGAAACCAGGTGAAGTAGCCCTCGAATTTCTCCATTTTAATTACACAAACCCCAAACCTACCGGGAAAGTGCTTTATGCAGCCTTGTTGTTAAAACCCAATCAACATTATCCGATTTTTATTCCACTTTTTGACGAAAAAGCATTGGAAACACTGATGCCCTCCCTCTATCACTTGCGCTCGGAATACATCAATCAACTGTATCAAAATGAGGCAATGGCCAAACTGATCTGGTCACCACTTGAAGCACATTTACAAGGGGTAAAAACAGTGTATTATGCCCCATCTGGGCTTTTGCATCGAATTAATTTGGCGGCCTTGTCTACTGGAGCACAAGGTATTTTAGCCGACCGACACAATTTTGTAACTCTGGGCAGTACCCGTCAAATGGTCGCCCCATCTCAATTGGCATCCTCACCAGCAACAGCGGCGCTGTACGGTGCCATTCAATATGATATGGACAGCACAGCCATTCGGCCTGTACTGGTAAATAAAAATGCAAGTTATCGCGGGCTAGATTTTGACCAAGTCGACTCTACACTACGCGGAGGTACTTGGGGATTCCTAAAATACTCTGAAAAAGAAACCACACAGATTGCGGCAGCTTTACAAAAAGCAAAGATTTCCAATATTTTACACAAAGGTTATTCTGCTTCAGAAGAATCGTTTAAAGCAATTGGCAAACAAAGCCCTTCTCCTCGTATCCTGCACATTTCAACTCACGGCTATTTTTTTCCCGATCCCAAAACCCAGTTAGATTTAGCAGCTGGGCCAGCCTTTAAACACTCAGATCACCCCATGATCCGCTCGGGGCTCATTTTGGCGGGTGCCAATCATGCCTGGCAAACGGGCCGTCCCTTGGGTAACCGCGAAGATGGCGTCCTCACCGCCTACGAGATCAGTCAGATGAATCTCTCGAATACCGAATTGGTGGTTCTTTCGGCTTGTGAAACCGGGCTTGGCGAAATTCGCGGCGATGAAGGGGTGTATGGCCTACAGCGTGCCTTCAAAAGTGCCGGAGCCAAAACCCTGGTGATGTCCCTCTGGCAGGTTCCCGATTTCCAGACGCAGGAACTGATGACGCTGTTTTACCAAAAATTGCTGAATGAAAAACTGCCTGTACACAATGCCCTGCGTGCAGCACAGAACGAGATGCGGCGAAAAGGGTACGAGCCTTATTATTGGGCGGGTTTTGTGATGGTGGAGTGA
- a CDS encoding RNA polymerase sigma factor: MSSNSNAETIIHALQAGDSQVIEELYAHHREDFFRWASHRFEGTRQDFEDAWQDSIIAFYQQVNQGKLLHLRHEVRTWLYAVGYKRLLNNNRKMKRILWKDQIDDALFTIDFEQETVDPEKIKFLQAALKSMSSQCRELLVARYYQNLGIEEIQQSWNLKNANTTSATLARCLGRLKDCFKKTFTTFPNG; encoded by the coding sequence ATGTCTTCCAATTCTAATGCCGAGACGATCATCCATGCGCTTCAAGCCGGAGACTCACAAGTAATTGAAGAGCTTTACGCCCATCATCGAGAAGACTTCTTCCGTTGGGCAAGCCACCGTTTTGAAGGCACCCGCCAGGATTTTGAAGACGCCTGGCAAGACTCCATCATTGCATTCTACCAACAAGTAAATCAGGGTAAACTACTACATCTTCGCCATGAAGTGCGTACCTGGCTGTATGCAGTGGGGTACAAACGTTTGTTGAACAACAACCGCAAAATGAAGCGCATTCTCTGGAAAGATCAAATTGATGATGCGCTATTTACAATAGACTTTGAACAAGAAACGGTTGATCCTGAAAAAATAAAATTTCTGCAAGCGGCACTGAAATCCATGTCTTCACAATGCCGAGAACTATTGGTAGCGCGTTATTACCAGAATTTAGGCATTGAGGAGATACAGCAAAGCTGGAACCTAAAAAATGCCAACACCACCAGTGCTACCTTAGCGCGTTGTTTAGGTCGTTTGAAAGACTGTTTCAAAAAAACATTTACTACTTTTCCCAATGGATGA
- a CDS encoding helix-turn-helix domain-containing protein has protein sequence MVIPFIPHPALAPYVSCYLVKTGVFESETELVFSARGIPMLVFPFKAPSQTTYIYGESGGGYTNPQMDKAALLVATDEYAIAKFVGEINFVMVMLQTTSAYHFLQSNLRGLAGSAIVLEDLDGHHPFKDLQDQLWSVSDPAQAVELIQKALINHLNQRAKPNMGDLSPVMNYMLRQPGQLTVQDLGKKFKCSERWLEKQFAAQTGLSPKAWLRLIRFRTVANYWLSHPEESSMYIVAKFDYTDQSHLIKDFKHFTGNPPTYHFEHFKHAELDFKQNEVGLSGLLGG, from the coding sequence ATGGTAATTCCCTTCATCCCACACCCTGCCTTAGCACCCTACGTGTCTTGCTATTTAGTGAAGACGGGAGTATTTGAATCCGAGACTGAACTTGTTTTCAGTGCTCGTGGAATTCCCATGTTGGTTTTTCCTTTTAAAGCACCATCCCAAACGACTTATATATACGGTGAGTCAGGTGGTGGTTACACCAACCCACAAATGGACAAGGCGGCCTTGCTTGTCGCTACCGATGAATATGCCATTGCCAAATTTGTTGGAGAAATCAATTTCGTGATGGTCATGCTCCAGACTACATCGGCCTATCATTTTTTGCAGAGCAACCTGCGTGGCTTGGCCGGTTCGGCGATTGTATTGGAAGATTTGGATGGGCATCATCCGTTTAAGGACTTGCAAGATCAACTTTGGAGCGTTAGCGATCCTGCCCAAGCGGTCGAATTGATTCAAAAGGCACTCATCAATCATCTCAACCAAAGGGCAAAACCCAATATGGGTGACTTAAGCCCAGTGATGAATTACATGCTGCGCCAACCAGGGCAATTAACTGTACAGGATTTGGGTAAAAAATTCAAGTGCAGCGAACGTTGGCTGGAGAAACAATTTGCCGCTCAAACGGGATTGTCTCCCAAAGCCTGGCTACGCCTGATCCGTTTTCGCACGGTAGCCAACTACTGGCTTAGCCACCCCGAGGAGTCCTCGATGTACATCGTAGCCAAGTTTGATTATACCGATCAGTCGCACTTGATCAAGGATTTCAAACACTTCACTGGGAACCCTCCTACTTATCACTTTGAGCATTTTAAACATGCGGAGTTGGATTTTAAGCAAAATGAGGTGGGGTTGAGTGGGTTGTTGGGGGGCTGA
- a CDS encoding GntR family transcriptional regulator, with translation MNWNDHKAIYLQIVDRIIDEVLMEQVKAGDRALSVRELAAQVQVNPNTVVRSYGLLEREGILYNQRGLGFYIAENALEKARSLKRKTFIEETLPEVFKTMNLLQISLQDLHSFHLQFQNINS, from the coding sequence ATGAACTGGAACGACCATAAAGCCATCTATCTGCAAATTGTAGATCGCATCATTGATGAAGTGTTGATGGAACAGGTAAAAGCAGGAGACCGAGCCTTGTCGGTGCGTGAATTGGCCGCTCAAGTCCAGGTGAATCCCAATACCGTAGTACGTTCTTACGGTTTGCTGGAACGGGAGGGAATTTTGTACAATCAACGTGGACTAGGCTTTTACATTGCCGAAAATGCGCTGGAAAAAGCCCGCTCCCTTAAACGGAAAACCTTCATTGAAGAAACCTTACCCGAAGTTTTTAAGACGATGAATTTACTGCAAATTTCGCTGCAAGACCTCCATTCATTTCATCTTCAATTCCAAAATATAAATTCATGA